In a single window of the Antennarius striatus isolate MH-2024 chromosome 3, ASM4005453v1, whole genome shotgun sequence genome:
- the clip1a gene encoding CAP-Gly domain-containing linker protein 1 isoform X1, producing MSTAKSSGIKVPSKIAKSTGAAAPKTSPSTAGAKVAADKSATSASGGNDESTGNNFQIGERVWVNGNKPGYIQFLGETQFAPGQWAGIVLDEPIGKNDGSVAGVRYFQCEALQGIFTRPSKLSRTEGEANGTQTAPPSRATSPTPSAASVASHTPTTKSTLSSTTTVAKKTSSTTPATPAVPTTPSSNLARANSESVSNLSETGSVKKGERELKMGDRVLVGGTKAGVVRFLGETDFAKGEWCGVELDEPLGKNDGAVAGTRYFQCQPKYGLFAPVHKVTRIGFPSTTPAKAKTTVRKTVATPSGLKRSPSASSISTMSSVASSVSAKPSRTGLLTETSSRYNRKISGTTALQEALKEKQQHIEQLMAERDMERAEVAKATGHVGEMEQEITLLRDDQEQMEAKMDQLRALVEAADKDKVELLNQLEEERRKVEDLQFRVEEACITKGDLETQTRLEHAHIKELEQSLLFEKTKAEKLQRELEDTRVATVSERSHIMELERDLSLRTREVADLQLRLEAQQGPEDSDSTFSPLLEEINSLRDKLTLQETKKQEELKKYKEKLEDEEKTHSEAVAQLQATIIKLSGDNEQMQMCLSQAEKEKSDIVEVWQSKLKSANASHQQIMEELKASFSKGADSQTEELLETKTALENLKLKHKAALEEAAAKREAETTVWSQQTEAVKVQLLSLAEDKERLEDSLRSSIEKAEEQHLVEMEDVLGKLHAAELKVKELEEKGTMLAQQVLDKDQKTKDEMAEMVTLHNQVAQRNQELLTLKSQLEDLQKQGDNQGAKVIELRSQLESKQQEVLSLQQSVTTVQQEKETLQEELGGLKQRLSESTEEYTKSATIIQETLEKLNKKEEQSKLLTTESESLRSHLAGLERKLKASDEMLEQFSQDKSKWENDISDMIKASGDSSVQLTKMNEEIMQKERRLEELQSHLAEEKEKVARLNEQLQQEQTHSEQQLNETREKHHCKISNLQEKITNLEYSVKQGETLAEELKSSQEKSLSQASQLHAKEVQALQSQVDTLMLDLSSSKDKTQELEKLVSELQQYKEQVQCLSAELHSYKHDVEHLSKKLEKQSLDLDNMGKESEDVKAEKENVKTMLSDLQTKLSALETENQELSVKNKELLIARDELSKNTEKLLAIDKLSNEDKLSLKNDLENLRNLLQEVNCENKNLKDAKCEQQAQIEELLKHQQDIQQIQAEKEKLLEDYEKVCKDRKRLEDDLNESRSQLTCEKDNLILEQDSARKSKKSLDAKNAELQAKVKSLNLEKEDLTMKNTQLQGLTETLTKEKVELSSEICAIVQDKKSLETVNDELQNKLSNTKKELENVVCECEELEASKKSLTQMLEEFKTSNQITDSERVHLLQEKEDLLAIQRKASHEKEELFKEIEELKGKLKVSTQHLSQSEEKLKEALSSFEQTKQTFSLQNSESEMTVHTLRKDKMSLESALEQQKMDFESLAGEKGELEEMYTKAVSEKNALSLERDKLTGDVQTTRDQLDCYSRDNALLIQEKSHLAAMLQETRLVKDEIVAENTSLKQEKTSLQNKLQKHKSDIEFLEKGKIKLDQEQSKLKNDFDKRSLELAQQIDNLTKDCQNFQLLRSQADEKAQSLEKENQGLLKEIQELRCQTESVSESKRLLESQLQTETSERNKEMSDKEGLCKQIEELQKTLSKARQEHQDISSQLKNVIEQNKSSIMDIEALKTQVKQQQEETSLLKEDKERLLSELEEMGKKNLALTTEKEDLLAGQCKLEQDISSLHTSEDSIIKERSRLLQEVEKLQCSQKQLDDDVKSLQTDKELLEKQYKNAVEEVSASAIAQKEISTSLANLTAQKDALQSERDEATRQIRQLESQLKNAFSKQLEATEASDKTAEAFEQLTKEKNSLMREKDETQSLLEELKNSKKEMETQLKKLMKENSMHLADLNVSKEQLCTETERIKTLCQEIEELKESDSVKTQSLQMLQDQNNKLTQEMEKEHKGQSNLVKLKGEHSKLKKQVDEMKQSLPSNAFSESNLKKQFDKEKASLQQSIHKNNALISDKDQQVENLRSELAMLRGESASVKTLQVTIQTLEQDKAHLQECVQRLEKASVTGTDTISKTSGDAVLDQLREDKETAESQIEFLNSVIVDLQRKNEELKDKLEKMAAASLNGNKPSDLDNYDSHDQEPVKKKPPPRMFCDICDCFDLHETEDCPTQMQMPDSPPHTTYHGNKGEERPYCDICEVFGHWTDSCNDDQTF from the exons aTGAGCACAGCGAAGTCTAGTGGAATCAAAGTGCCCAGCAAGATAGCAAAGTCAACTGGGGCAGCAGCCCCCAAGACCAGCCCCAGTACAG CAGGAGCTAAAGTTGCGGCAGACAAATCAGCTACAAGTGCCAGTGGAGGAAATGATGAAAGTACTGGGAATAACTTCCAGATTGGGGAGCGAGTATGGGTGAATGGAAATAAGCCAGGATACATACAATTTTTGGGAGAGACACAGTTTGCCCCAGGACAGTGGGCAGGGATTGTTTTAGATGAGCCAATTGGGAAGAACGATGGATCGGTTGCAGGAGTGCGCTACTTTCAGTGTGAAGCCCTACAAGGAATATTTACCCGTCCATCTAAGCTGTCACGCACCGAAGGGGAGGCTAATGGAACACAGACAGCACCTCCTTCCCGTGCAACATCACCCACTCCTTCAGCTGCTAGTGTTGCCTCGCATACACCCACCACAAAATCAACATTATCCTCAACTACCACAGTGGCCAAGAAGACCTCCTCCACCACACCAGCTACTCCAGCTGTACCAACCACGCCTTCGTCCAACCTTGCACGAGCAAACAGTGAATCTGTCTCCAATCTCTCAGAAACTGGATCAGTCAAGAAGGGGGAGAGGGAATTGAAGATGGGTGACCGTGTTTTG gttGGTGGTACAAAGGCAGGAGTGGTGCGCTTCCTTGGAGAAACAGATTTTGCCAAAGGCGAGTGGTGTGGTGTAGAATTGGATGAACCATTAGGAAAAAACGATGGGGCGGTGGCTGGCACGAG ATATTTTCAGTGCCAACCCAAGTATGGATTATTTGCTCCTGTACACAAAGTCACACGCATTGGCTTCCCCTCTACTACACCAGCTAAAGCAAAAACAACAGTTCGGAAAACAGTGGCCACTCCATCAGGGTTAAAGCGCAGCCCAAGTGCTTCTTCCATCAGCACTATGAGCTCTGTGGCTTCGTCTGTCAGCGCTAAGCCGAGCCGAACAGGCCTG CTAACAGAGACATCATCAAGGTATAATCGTAAGATTTCAGGCACCACAGCGTTGCAGGAAGCATTGAAGGAGAAGCAGCAACACATTGAGCAACTAATGGCTGAGAGGGACATGGAGAGAGCTGAGGTAGCCAAGGCCACTGGCCATGTTGGAGAGATGGAACAAGAAATTACCCTGCTCAGGGATGATCAGGAGCAG ATGGAGGCAAAAATGGATCAGTTGCGTGCCTTGGTTGAAGCTGCTGATAAAGATAAAGTTGAGCTGTTGaatcagctggaggaggagcgtAG GAAGGTGGAGGATCTTCAGTTCCGTGTAGAAGAAGCTTGCATTACCAAAGGAGACCTGGAG ACGCAGACCAGACTGGAACATGCCCACATTAAGGAGCTTGAACAGAGCCTGCTCTTTGAAAAGACCAAAGCTGAGAAACTCCAAAGAGAGTTAGAAGACACTAGG GTTGCTACTGTGTCAGAAAGATCTCATATTATGGAGCTTGAGAGGGACCTTTCACTGCGAACGAGAGAGGTTGCTGACTTGCAGCTGCGTCTTGAGGCACAGCAGGGCCCTGAAGATTCAGACTCCACTTTTTCTCCCCTACTGGAAGAGATCAACTCTTTGAGGGATAAGTTGACTCTCCAGGAAACTAAAAAGCAAGAAGAACTTAAGAAATACAAGGAGAAGCTAGAAGATGAAGAGAAGACCCACAGTGAAGCTGTTGCCCAGCTTCAGGCCACAATAATAAAGTTGTCTGGTGATAATGAGCAAATGCAGATGTGTTTAAGTCaggcagaaaaagagaaaagtgacaTAGTTGAAGTCTGGCAGTCCAAGCTAAAGTCTGCTAATGCCTCTCACCAACAAAtcatggaggagctgaaggcaTCCTTCAGCAAAGGTGCAGATTCTCAGACAGAGGAACTTTTAGAAACAAAAACTGCACTGGAGAATCTGAAATTGAAGCACAAAGCAGCTCTAGAGGAAGCTGCAGCTAAACGTGAAGCTGAAACTACAGTTTGGTCTCAGCAGACAGAGGCTGTGAAGGTACAGTTGTTGTCTTTGGCTGAGGACAAGGAGCGACTGGAGGACTCACTCCGATCCAGCATTGAaaaggcagaggagcagcaccTTGTGGAAATGGAGGATGTCCTGGGAAAGCTTCATGCTGCTGAACTTAAGGTAAAGGAGCTTGAGGAAAAAGGAACAATGTTGGCACAGCAGGTCCTAGACAAGGATCAAAAAACCAAAGACGAGATGGCAGAAATGGTTACACTCCACAACCAAGTAGCACAAAGAAACCAAGAACTTTTGACTCTAAAGAGTCAGTTAGAGGACCTTCAGAAACAAGGAGATAACCAGGGTGCCAAG GTTATTGAACTGCGTTCTCAGTTGGAGAGCAAACAGCAGGAAGTCCTCTCTTTACAGCAGAGTGTGACCACTGTGCAGCAGGAGAAGGAGACCCTGCAAGAGGAGCTTGGAGGCCTG AAACAAAGGTTGTCTGAAAGCACAGAGGAGTACACAAAATCAGCAACAATTATTCAAg aAACACTTGAGAagctaaataaaaaagaagagcaGAGCAAATTGTTGACCACAGAATCAGAGTCTCTAAGAAGTCATCTTGCAG GACTGGAGAGGAAGTTGAAGGCTTCAGATGAAATGCTTGAGCAGTTTTCACAGGACAAAAGCAAGTGGGAAAATGATATTTCAGACATGATTAAGGCATCTGGTGATAGTTCAGTACAGCTGACCAAAATGAATGAAGAGATCATGCAGAAAGAAAG GAGGCTGGAGGAGTTACAGAGTCACCTggcagaggagaaggagaaggtggCACGCTTGAATGAACAACTTCAGCAGGAGCAGACCCACAGTGAACAGCAACTGAATGAGACCAGAGAGAAACATCACTGTAAAATAAGTAACCTTCAGGAGAAGATTACTAACTTG GAGTACAGTGTTAAACAGGGTGAGACCctggcagaggagctgaaatcCTCACAAGAGAAGTCTCTCTCTCAGGCGTCTCAACTTCATGCGAAGGAAGTTCAGGCGCTGCAGAGTCAGGTAGACACATTGATGCTGGACCTTTCCTCTTCCAAGGACAAAACCCAGGAGCTAGAGAAGCTGGTATCTGAGCTGCAGCAGTACAAGGAACAGGTTCAG TGTCTTTCTGCTGAGCTTCATTCCTACAAGCATGACGTTgaacatttgtcaaaaaaactGGAAAAGCAGTCTCTAGATCTGGACAATATGGGCAAGGAAAGTGAGGATGTTAAGGCcgagaaagaaaatgtgaagacaATGCTTTCAGATTTACAGACTAAACTCTCTGCCCTTGAGACTGAAAACCAGGAACTTTCAGTGAAGAATAAAGAACTGCTTATAGCCAGAGATGAACTTTcaaaaaatacagagaaactGCTTGCCATCGACAAGCTTTCAAATGAAGACAAGCTTTCATTGAAAAATGATTTGGAGAATCTCAGAAATCTCCTGCAGGAAGTCaactgtgaaaacaaaaatctcaaGGATGCTAAATGTGAACAGCAAGCCCAAATTGAGGAGCTCCTAAAGCATCAACAGGACATCCAGCAGATACAGGCTGAAAAGGAGAAACTACTAGAAGATTATGAAAAGGTCTGCAAAGACAGGAAACGTCTTGAGGATGACCTCAATGAAAGCAGGTCACAACTCACGTGTGAAAAGGACAATCTAATTTTAGAGCAAGATTCTGCTAGAAAATCCAAAAAATCTCTTGATGCGAAGAATGCTGAGTTGCAAGCGAAAGTTAAGTCCTTGAACTTGGAAAAAGAAGATCTTACAATGAAGAACACCCAACTGCAGGGCCTCACAGAAACGttaaccaaagagaaggtggagctATCCTCTGAAATCTGTGCTATTGTGCAGGATAAAAAGAGCCTGGAGACAGTAAACGATGAACTTCAGAATAAGCTCAGCAATACAAAGAAAGAACTGGAAAATGTTGTCTGTGAATGCGAAGAACTTGAAGCTTCAAAAAAGAGCCTGACACAAATGCTGGAAGAGTTCAAGACAAGCAATCAAATAACTGATTCTGAGAGAGTTCACCTGCTGCAGGAGAAAGAAGACTTGCTTGCAATCCAAAGAAAGGCCAGTCACGAGAAAGAAGAGCTCTTTAAAGAGATAGAAGAGTTAAAAGGGAAGCTCAAAGTGTCCACACAACATCTGTCTCAGTCTGAGGAAAAGTTGAAAGAAGCGTTATCTTCGTTTGagcaaacaaagcaaacattttccCTTCAGAATTCTGAATCAGAGATGACTGTACATACTCTACGAAAAGACAAGATGAGTCTAGAATCAGCGCtagagcagcagaaaatggattTTGAGAGTTTGGCAGGAGAGAAAGGAGAATTGGAAGAAATGTACACAAAAGCCGTATCTGAGAAAAATGCACTGTCTCTTGAGCGAGATAAGTTGACTGGTGATGTCCAGACTACCAGAGACCAGTTAGATTGTTACTCCAGGGATAATGCTCTCTTGATTCAAGAGAAGTCTCACTTAGCAGCAATGCTTCAGGAAACCAGACTTGTAAAAGATGAGATTGTAGCAGAGAATACTTCtttgaaacaagaaaaaactagccttcaaaataaacttcagaAACATAAGTCTGATATAGAATTTCTTGAAAAGGGCAAAATCAAACTCGATCAAGAGcagagtaaattaaaaaatgattttgataAGCGCAGTTTAGAATTAGCTCAACAGATTGATAACCTTACAAAAGATTGTCAGAATTTTCAGTTGTTGCGAAGTCAAGCTGACGAGAAAGCTCAATCGTTAGAGAAAGAGAACCAAGGGCTGCTTAAGGAGATCCAGGAATTGAGATGCCAGACTGAATCTGTGTCAGAGTCCAAGCGCCTTCTTGAATCCCAGCTGCAGACTGAAACAAGTGAAAGGAATAAAGAGATGTCTGACAAAGAGGGTCTTTGCAAACAAATTGAGGAGCTGCAGAAAACACTTTCCAAAGCTAGACAAGAACACCAAGACATTTCTTCTCAGCTTAAGAATGTTATTGAGCAAAATAAGTCGTCTATAATGGATATAGAGGCATTGAAAACACAAGTGAAGCAGCAACAAGAAGAAACAAGTCTGCTGAAAGAAGACAAGGAACGGCTATTGTCTGAGCTAGAAGAGATGGGCAAAAAAAATCTGGCTCTGACCACAGAGAAAGAGGACCTTTTAGCTGGACAGTGTAAACTGGAGCAGGACATTTCTTCTCTCCACACAAGTGAAGACAGTATCATTAAGGAACGCTCAAGGCTCCTCCAAGAGGTAGAGAAGTTGCAGTGTAGCCAGAAACAGCTAGATGATGATGTCAAAAGTCTACAAACTGATAAAGAACTTTTGGAAAAGCAGTATAAAAATGCTGTTGAGGAGGTATCGGCTTCTGCCATTGCACAAAAAGAGATTTCCACCAGCCTAGCAAATCTAACGGCTCAGAAGGATGCCCTGCAGTCGGAGAGAGATGAAGCCACCCGGCAAATCAGGCAGCTCGAGTCCCAACTAAAAAATGCCTTTTCTAAGCAGCTTGAG GCAACAGAGGCCTCTGATAAGACTGCAGAGGCTTTTGAACagctgacaaaagaaaaaaacagtttgatgcGGGAAAAGGATGAAACCCAGTCTTTGCTAGAAGAACTAAAGAATTCCAAGAAAGAGATGGAAACCCAG CTGAAAAAATTGATGAAAGAGAATTCCATGCACCTAGCAGATCTGAATGTATCCAAAGAGCAACTTTGCACAGAGACCGAGCGGATTAAGACTCTGTGCCAGGAAAT tgAGGAGCTCAAAGAGTCGGATTCAGTGAAGACGCAGTCCCTTCAGATGCTGCAAGATCAAAACAACAAGCTAACTcaggagatggaaaaagaacacaaaggcCAGAGTAATCTTGTGAAG ctgaaGGGCGAGCACTCCAAACTCAAGAAGCAGGTGGATGAGATGAAGCAGAG CCTGCCAAGTAATGCTTTCAG TGAGAGCAACTTGAAGAAGCAGTTTGACAAGGAGAAGGCCAGCCTGCAGCAGTCGATTCATAAAAACAATGCCTTAATTTCAGACAAGGACCAACAAGTAGAAAACCTGAGGAGCGAG CTGGCGATGCTGCGTGGTGAAAGTGCCTCAGTTAAAACACTGCAGGTTACAATCCAGACCTTGGAACAGGACAAGGCACATTTACAGGAATGTGTTCAGAGGTTGGAGAAGGCCTCAGTTACAGGGACTGATACAATCAGCAAGACCTCAG GTGATGCAGTGTTGGACCAGCTAAGGGAGGATAAGGAGACTGCAGAGAGTCAG ATTGAGTTCCTGAATTCTGTCATTGTTGACCTCCAGAGGAAAAATGAGGAACTCAAGGACAAATTAGAAAAAATGGCTGCTGCCTCCTTAAATGGAAATAAACCGAGTGATCTGGATAATTACGACAG CCATGACCAGGAACCAGTGAAGAAGAAGCCTCCCCCCAGGATGTTCTGTGACATTTGTGACTGTTTTGACCTCCATGAAACAGAGGATTGTCCAACACAAATGCAGATGCCCGATTCCCCTCCACACACCACCTACCACGGCAATAAGGGCGAAGAACGGCCCTACTGCGACATCTGTGAGGTCTTTGGCCACTGGACCGACTCCTGTAATGACGACCAGACCTTTTAA